One window of Bacteroidia bacterium genomic DNA carries:
- a CDS encoding methionyl-tRNA formyltransferase → MRIQILVDNIKSYIIPYAKELNEYFLSLKYESCLIHNSQEVVEGDILFLLSCQNIFKDLHLNKHNIVVHASDLPKGRGWSPLTWQILEGKNEIVVSLFEAVLQVDAGDIYLQDKLVFEGHELLPELQAKLGQTIVKLIKAFVEKYPNIQGKKQIGKPTYYPKRTPKDSELDINKTINEQFNLLRVCDNEQYPAFFVKDGIKYILKIEKSQ, encoded by the coding sequence ATGAGAATTCAAATATTAGTTGATAACATCAAATCCTACATCATTCCCTACGCAAAAGAATTAAACGAGTATTTTCTGTCCCTTAAATATGAAAGTTGTTTAATACATAATAGTCAAGAAGTTGTAGAAGGTGATATTCTTTTCCTTCTTTCTTGCCAAAATATTTTCAAAGATTTGCACCTAAACAAACATAATATAGTTGTTCATGCAAGTGATTTACCAAAAGGAAGAGGTTGGTCGCCACTAACCTGGCAGATTTTGGAAGGGAAAAATGAAATTGTAGTTTCCCTTTTCGAAGCAGTTCTGCAAGTAGATGCAGGAGATATTTACTTACAAGACAAATTAGTATTTGAAGGACACGAACTGCTTCCAGAGCTACAAGCGAAATTAGGTCAGACTATCGTGAAGTTAATTAAAGCCTTTGTTGAAAAATATCCTAATATACAAGGGAAAAAGCAGATAGGAAAGCCTACTTATTATCCAAAAAGAACTCCCAAAGACAGTGAGTTAGATATCAATAAAACAATAAATGAACAATTTAATCTTTTACGAGTCTGTGATAATGAGCAATATCCTGCTTTTTTTGTAAAAGATGGAATAAAGTACATTCTAAAAATAGAAAAATCCCAATAG